GCACCGCCTTCCCACGCCAGGTCCCCGCACTGCTGAGGCTCGTCGACCCTGACCGCGTGCTCTTCGGCAGCGACTACTGCTGGACTCCTGCGCCGCTGGCCGACGCCCACATCGCGGCGATCGACGCGGCCGAACCACCGGCGCAGGACACGACATGGCGATCGCTCACGACGGCGAACGCCAAGCGCCTGTTTCCGCGGACAACGCGGTGAACCGCAGTACGCGGGCCCTCAGCGCGATCCCGCGAATGAGAAGCGACTCGCGACGACACCGGATGCGGCGGCGGCCTGCCGATGGCCTGAAGCCCACCCACCGGCATTGACAGCAACGAGTTGGCAGCAACGAGGAGGAAGAATGCACACCCGAACGCTCGGACGCGACCTGCATGTCTCCGCCATCGGTCTCGGTGTCATGGGAATGTCCCAGAGCTACGGCCCCAATCCCGGCGATCGCACCGACATGATCGCCGTACTGCGTGGCGCCGTAGACCGCGGGGTCACGTTCTTCGACACCGCGGAGGTGTACGGCCCCTACGTCAACGAAGAGCTCCTCGGAGAAGCCCTCGCCCCGGTGCGAGACCAGGCAGCGATCGCCACCAAGTTCGGATTCCGCATCGAGAACGGCGCCCCCGCCGGACTCAACAGCCGGCCCGAGCAGATCCGAGCCGTCGCTACGGCCTCCCTCAAACGGCTCAGGGTCGAAACGCTCGACCTTTTCTACCAGCACCGCGTCGATCCGGACGTGCCGATCGAAGACGTCGCCGGAACCGTGGGGGAGCTCGTACAGGAAGGCAAGGTGCGCTGCTTCGGGCTTTCCGAGGCCGGTGCGCAGACCATCCGCCGGGCTCACGCGGTCCACCCGGTGACGGCAGTCCAGAGCGAGTACTCGCTGTGGACCCGGGACCCCGAACATGAGGTTCTGCCGACCTGCTCCGAACTCGGCATCGGATTCGTACCCTTCAGCCCGCTCGGCAAGGGGTTCCTGACCGGGACGGTGGACGCCACGACGCCATTCACCGCCAACGACGTCCGCACGAACATCCCACGGTTCACAGCCGAGAACCGGGCAGCGAACCAAGCGCTCGTCGATCACGTCACCCTGCTCGCGCAGGCCAAGGACGCCACACCGGGCCAGGTCGCGCTCGCCTGGCTGCTCGCACGGCATCCGTCGGTCGTTCCGATCCCCGGAACCCGGCGCACCGCACGCATCGAGGAGAACATCGGCGCCACCCAACTGCCCCTCTCCGCCGACGAACTCGCCGACCTCAACGGACTCGTCGGCCGAGTCGGGGTACAGGGAGACCGCTACAACGAGCACCACATGTCCCTGGTCGACAAGTAGCTCGGCCCATCCATTTCGCCGGGCCGTTCTCCTGCACCGCTCCTTCTCCGGGCCCACCCGGTCGGCGGCTTCGGTGAAGTGCGAATCCGTGGGACCCAGCCCGGTGCTCAGGGTCGATGCCGGAATTGATCGGAGACGTGAAGGCGCTGACCGCGGCCGAGACAGTCCGAGGTCCCCCTGCGCCACCGGCGAATCCGGAATCCGCTCCCATTTCCCTCCTCCTTCCCGCGACGATTGAAGAACCCTTTCATGCGCATCGACACGCACGCTCACGTCTACCCCAGCGACTACCTGGACTTCCTGGCCGACTCGGGCGTCACGACCACCGGCGGCCAGCGCGGGCTCGGGGCCGACGACACCGACAAGGAACTCGAGGCCCGTTTCTCCCTGATGGACCGGGCCGGTGTGGACCGGCAGGTGA
This is a stretch of genomic DNA from Streptomyces sp. NBC_00285. It encodes these proteins:
- a CDS encoding aldo/keto reductase → MHTRTLGRDLHVSAIGLGVMGMSQSYGPNPGDRTDMIAVLRGAVDRGVTFFDTAEVYGPYVNEELLGEALAPVRDQAAIATKFGFRIENGAPAGLNSRPEQIRAVATASLKRLRVETLDLFYQHRVDPDVPIEDVAGTVGELVQEGKVRCFGLSEAGAQTIRRAHAVHPVTAVQSEYSLWTRDPEHEVLPTCSELGIGFVPFSPLGKGFLTGTVDATTPFTANDVRTNIPRFTAENRAANQALVDHVTLLAQAKDATPGQVALAWLLARHPSVVPIPGTRRTARIEENIGATQLPLSADELADLNGLVGRVGVQGDRYNEHHMSLVDK